The Deinococcus sp. KNUC1210 nucleotide sequence GACTGGGCACGCGAACGCAGGCGTGAACTGCTGAACGCCGATGCGCTGCCCGCCATCTCGGCAGCGATCTGCGCGGCACTGCTCGATTTTCTGGACGAACACCACCTGACACGGGGCGTCCTGGCCTACCACGCCCTGCCGGGTGAGCCGGACATCAGCGCCCTTCAGGACGTGGTGCCGCTCTTCACCACCCGTGCCGTGTTCCGGCCCACGCCCAGCCTGACGCTGCACGCGTGGCACAGCGCCACCGAACGCAGCCGATTCGGTGCGATGCAGCCGCCCAGAGGCAGCCCGGAGGTCCCGCTCACGGCCATCTCGGCGGTGCTGCTGCCGGGTCTGGCCTTTGACGTGCAGGGCAGACGGCTGGGGTATGGAGGCGGCTTCTACGACCGTCTGCTGCAAAACTGGGATGTCCCCACCATCGGCGTCACGCCCGCTGCGCTGCTGCTCCCTCAGGTGCCCGCCGAAGCCCACGACGTGCCGCTGAACTACGTGGCGACCGAAGTGGGCGTCAGGGCAGCGGAGAGAACTGCTCAGAGCAGCTGAACGCCGCCGCTCAGTTGTTGCCTGCCAGCAGGATGCTGCGCGGAGCCAGCGTGACCGGGATTTTCAGTGGCGTTGCGCCGCCGTCACGGACCACCGTCAGAGTGACCTTCTCACCGACCTGATGGGCACGAATGGCCGACAGAAAGTCGAGATACGACGTGACCGGCTTGCCCTCGACCGCCGTGATGATGTCGCCGGTGGCGTGGTTGGGGACGTTGTTGGCATCGTAGGTCACGTGGCCGAGGGGGCGCAGGCCAGCCAGATCGGCGGGGCCGCCGCGCACCACGCTCGTGAAAGCGAATCCGATGGTGTTGCCCAGCCCCAGATCATGGAAGAACTGGATCGGCAGGCCGTCTTCCGGCAGGCCATCGGCTCCCAGGCCCACCACCGGGGCCTCGCGCTTCAGACCGCCGCGCAGCTGGGCAAGCAGCGCACTGCCCGAGGTCACAGGCACGGCATACGAGGTCAGTTGCAGGTCGTCGAGCGAGCCCGTGGCCGAAGATGGCCGGGACTCGGAACCGCTGCTGGCGGTGTCGGCAGGCTGATACCGGATGTAACTGGTGATGCCGATGAGCTGGCCCTGCGCGTTCAGGACCGGGCCGCCACTGTCGCCGGGAGCCAGCGGCGCATCGAGCTTCAGAGTGCCGGGCGGAAAGCTCGCCAGACCCGCTTCAGCATCGAGGGCCAGCAGTTTTCCACTCTTGGCCTTCAGGAACTGCCCGCCCGCATTGCCGATGGCCAGGGCCGCCTGTCCGATGCGCGGCGGCTGGCTGGAGATCGGCACGAACGGCGCACCCGAGATGTTGATCTTCAGCAGGGCCAGGTCGTGCTGATCGTCGAATCCCACCACCGTCAGCGGAAAGCGCTTTTTGTCGAGCGTCACCGCCTCCAGGCGGGTCGAGCCGTAGACCACGTG carries:
- a CDS encoding 5-formyltetrahydrofolate cyclo-ligase, which gives rise to MVLPSSVLPDLAADKTQWRDWARERRRELLNADALPAISAAICAALLDFLDEHHLTRGVLAYHALPGEPDISALQDVVPLFTTRAVFRPTPSLTLHAWHSATERSRFGAMQPPRGSPEVPLTAISAVLLPGLAFDVQGRRLGYGGGFYDRLLQNWDVPTIGVTPAALLLPQVPAEAHDVPLNYVATEVGVRAAERTAQSS
- a CDS encoding S1C family serine protease, whose amino-acid sequence is MNALRARWPLCLLSVALLLSPATAQNISAQSSKNHPTAAAQPAPAVTTPTISPQLSAIFQKNRAAALRIEDCPSKADDPTCAEPNGIGSGVLISSGGEVLTAYHVVYGSTRLEAVTLDKKRFPLTVVGFDDQHDLALLKINISGAPFVPISSQPPRIGQAALAIGNAGGQFLKAKSGKLLALDAEAGLASFPPGTLKLDAPLAPGDSGGPVLNAQGQLIGITSYIRYQPADTASSGSESRPSSATGSLDDLQLTSYAVPVTSGSALLAQLRGGLKREAPVVGLGADGLPEDGLPIQFFHDLGLGNTIGFAFTSVVRGGPADLAGLRPLGHVTYDANNVPNHATGDIITAVEGKPVTSYLDFLSAIRAHQVGEKVTLTVVRDGGATPLKIPVTLAPRSILLAGNN